A genomic window from Aethina tumida isolate Nest 87 chromosome 4, icAetTumi1.1, whole genome shotgun sequence includes:
- the LOC109596505 gene encoding nuclear cap-binding protein subunit 2 has translation MSTVTSPSVELSSYRDQHFKGTRAEQDKLLRQSTTLYVGNLSFFTTEEQIYELFSKCGDIRRVIMGLDKYKKTPCGFCFVEYYTRADAENCLRYINGTRLDDRIVRTDWDAGFIEGRQYGRGKTGGQVRDEYRTDYDGGRGGYGKIIQQKMGGPMETAFSR, from the exons CTTATAGAGATCAGCACTTTAAG GGCACTAGGGCTGAACAGGACAAATTATTAAGACAATCCACAACCTTATatgtgggtaatttatcattttttactaCTGAAGAACAGATTTATGAACTCTTTTCAAAATGTGGCGACATTCGGAGAGTGATAATGGGCCTTGATAAGTACAAGAAAACTCCTTGTGGCTTTTGTTTTGTAGAATACTATACAAGAGCTGATGCAGAAAATTGTCTAAGATATATAAATGGGACCAGATTGGATGACAGAATTGTAAGAACAGATTGGGATGCAGGTTTCATTGAGGGAAGACAATATGGTCGGGGCAAAACAGGAGGACAG GTCAGAGATGAATATAGAACTGATTATGATGGTGGAAGAGGTGGTTATGgcaaaataattcaacaaaaaatggGGGGACCAATGGAAACAGCTTTTTCCAGATAA